One region of Syntrophobacter fumaroxidans MPOB genomic DNA includes:
- a CDS encoding YbgA family protein — protein MESIKLGISACLLGEPVRYDGGHKLDRFLRDTLGRYVQYVPVCPEVECGMSVPRESMHLEGDPEAPRLITTRTGRDMTAMMVEWARRRLEEPALQDLCGFVFKSNSPSSGMERVKIFKDGMPKRNASGIFAGLFMKRFPLVPVEDEGRLHDPVLRENFIERIFIARRWREVMNQGTKAGDLVDFHSRHKLQLMAHSPKHLSAMGKLVAEGKKVPSAQLRAEYHRLLMEALKLKATAKKNTNVLQHIMGYFKKELSQDEKQELLEIIDRYHDGFVPLIVPVTLIGHYVRKYDQPYLKGQYYLNPHPIELQLRNHV, from the coding sequence ATGGAGAGCATAAAACTCGGAATCAGCGCGTGTCTGCTGGGAGAACCGGTCAGATACGACGGCGGCCACAAGCTCGATCGTTTCCTGAGGGACACGCTCGGCCGCTACGTTCAGTACGTGCCCGTATGCCCGGAAGTGGAATGCGGCATGTCCGTGCCCAGGGAATCCATGCACCTCGAGGGCGATCCGGAGGCTCCACGCCTGATCACCACGCGCACCGGGCGGGACATGACCGCCATGATGGTCGAATGGGCCCGCCGCCGCCTGGAAGAACCGGCGCTTCAAGATCTGTGCGGCTTCGTTTTCAAGAGCAATTCTCCGAGCAGCGGCATGGAAAGGGTGAAGATATTCAAGGACGGCATGCCGAAACGGAATGCGTCCGGGATCTTCGCCGGCCTTTTCATGAAACGCTTTCCTCTGGTTCCCGTGGAAGACGAGGGAAGGCTGCACGATCCCGTGCTGCGGGAGAACTTCATCGAACGCATTTTCATCGCCAGGAGATGGCGCGAGGTTATGAACCAGGGCACAAAAGCCGGCGACCTCGTCGATTTCCACTCCCGTCATAAGCTCCAGCTCATGGCTCACAGTCCGAAGCATTTGAGTGCCATGGGAAAGTTGGTCGCGGAGGGCAAGAAGGTGCCCTCCGCCCAATTGCGCGCCGAGTATCACCGGTTGCTCATGGAAGCCCTCAAGCTCAAGGCCACCGCGAAGAAGAACACCAACGTCCTGCAGCACATCATGGGCTACTTCAAGAAGGAATTGTCGCAAGACGAAAAGCAGGAACTGCTGGAAATCATCGACCGCTACCACGACGGATTCGTGCCGCTGATCGTGCCGGTGACGCTCATCGGTCACTACGTTCGCAAATACGATCAGCCGTATCTCAAAGGCCAGTATTATCTCAACCCGCACCCGATCGAATTGCAGTTGCGCAATCACGTCTGA